The window AAGAATGACCTCGTCCGCACCTGCTGTGCGGGCCAATTCAGCTTTCGCCTGTGTCGAAACGGTGGCAATCACTCGTGCCCCAATCGCATGAGCCATCTGAACCAGAAGCTGACCCGTCCCGCCCGCTGCGGCATGAATCAGCGCCGTATCGCCGGACTTGAGCGGGAAGGTCGAATGCGAAAGATAGTGCGCCGTCATGCCTTGCAGAATCGCCGCAGCAGCCTGCTTCAAATCCAAGCCAGCCGGCACTCTGACCAGTTGAGTGGCCGGGACCAGTGCATATTCCGCATAGCTTCCGATCACGCCGGTAGACGCAACCGCATCGCCAACGGCAAAACCGTCCACGCCGTCGCCAAGCTGCTCGACCGTTCCCCCAGCTTCCATTCCCGGAATCAGCGGCAGCGGAGCCTTGTACCGGCCCTCGCGAAAGTAGATCTCGATGAAGTTGACGCCCGTAGCCGCGATCTTGATGAGCACTTGCCCCGGACCGGGCGTAGGGATGGGAATCTCGGCCACGGTAAGCACTTCCGGGCCGCCTGTCTGGTGAATCTGAATAGCTTTCATGACTTGCTCAGAATACCCTGTCCGGGGTGCCCTCTGCCCCTCGAATCATAGGCGTCGGGGATCAAGTGATTCGTTGTACAGAATCGAGAGAGGCATCAGCGCTTCAATTACACGATTTGCTTTCTCGCATCATTGACGGGCTGAAAGGGCTAAACCGTCTTGGCATTTGGAAACTCGACTTCGCCCCAAAATCCCCTCCATCTCTCTTCGGGCCCTACCAAGCTAAATACGACTCCGGTCTCCTTCTCCAGAAACCATCTTTCATCGTGGTAGGTGCGTCGATCACTGCTGACTGGAATTTCAAGAACATATCCGCGCTCGATCGTCTCACTGAGCATTCGTTGAACTTCCCTGTAATCTCGCTCGGAGGCGAACTGTCTACCAAGATACATCTCACGAAAGACCGTCATGACTCATTCACTTGGCTGTTTGCAGCCGAAGCACCCAGTCATAACTGCCCGGAAGCGAAGTCGGCAGCGTCACTTCGAGATCATCCGCCTTCTGGCTCCATTTCAGCGGCCCGGAGTTACCCAACAGAGTTATCTCCGAACCCGGCGCGGCAACCAGGTTATGCAGCACAACCGTGGAAGAAGCGGGCTTGCCGAAAAGCGTGGCATAAAGATGCCCGTCCTTCTGCGTAAAGCGCAAGTCGACAGTGCGGCCCGCAGCATCTTTCTGATTCGTCGTTCCATTGGGTCGCGTCCACGGATGAGTTCCGTAAATCGCCTCGCCATTCTGTTTGAGCCACACGCCAAGCTTCTCCAGGCGGTCGAGCTGAATCGGCGGAATCGTCCCGTCTGCCTCCGGACCGACGTCAAGCAGCAGATTGCCATTCTTGCTGACAATGTCCACCAGCAGTTCAATCAGCTCCTGCGGTGCGATGGTCTGCGCATCGCCCTCCGCGCGGTTGTAGCCGAACGACATTCCCAATCCGCGGCATTCTTCCCACTTCTTCTTGCTGATCTGGTCGAGTTTCGCATACTCCGGCGAAGTAAAGTCCGAGTGAGGAACGCCGAACCGGTCATCCACTACCCCATCCGGCGTCGAGTTATAGTAGTCGGCCATGATCTGCAGCGGCTTGCCCGACTTAGGCCAATCAATGTCATTCCAAAGCACCGCAGGATGATAGAGATTGATAAGTTCTTCGATCTGCGCGTCGGCATAGACTCCGTAAGCCGTCGATTCCGGCTTTACATTCTCATAATCCGCCGGCTTTTCGATTGGCCCGCGATTGAAGGTCCAGTCATATCCTCCCGAGTAATAAAGCCCCATCTTCAGGCCGGACTTGCGCACCGCCTGAGTTAGCTCCCCGACTATGTCCCGCTCCGCCTGCAGATTGCCCTGGTTCGGGTTGACCACCTTGCTCGGCCACAGCGTAAAGCCCTCATGATGCTTGGTTGTGAGGACCACATACTTCGCCCCCGCATCGCGGAAGATAGCCGCCATCTTATCCGGGTCCCACTTCTTGCTTTCCTGGTTAAAGGTCGAAGTGAAGTCGTAATAGTTATGATTCGGCCCGAAATGTTCGCGGTCATACTGCGCCGTCGGCGAGTTAGGGATGCGCACGACGTTGTAATACCACTCGGCATAGGGATCGTTGACGATGTAGTCGAGAGACGCGAAGTCATGATCTGCGTGCTGCACCGGTGCCCATCCCGGAACGGAATATAGCCCCCAGTGGATGAAGATCCCGAGCTTGGCATCGTCATACCAGGCTGGCAGCGGATGCTTATCGAGCGACTCAATGGTTGGCTCGTAATGCGCCAGCTCAGCATTTTGGGCGCTTGCTGCGATGGATACGCTTACAAAAAGAATCGGCGCGATGGCAAGAATCTTACGGAGCAATGGGATCTCCCTCTTTCGACAGCACTTCGGAACAGATTGGACAGACAGAGAAAGTGTACACAAAGCAAGGCACGCGAAGCCACGCACCAACGAAAAACCCCGCTCCGGCAGCCGGAGCGGGGGTCGATTTCGTCTTGTACTGAGAGCGCTAGTTGCCCGAGAGCAGACTTGGCTCTTCCGGAGCCCGCAGCCTCACCAGCCGGTCAATGGCATACGGCGCGCGATGACTGCTCGTATGGTAGTGGCGCACCTGCAACTCACCCAGCAAGCCAATGGCCAGCATCTGGATTCCAGCCACAATCAGCACAGCGGCCACCACAAACAGCGGTCCGTGCTCATCCATCACATTCTGGTGGGGATGAATCAGCTTGGCCACCAGCAGGAACAGCGAGAACAGCATACCGGTGACAATACCCAGCGCCCCAAACCCTCCGAAAAAGTGCAGCGGACGGCTCATGTGCTTGAGCAGGAAGCGGATCGTCAGCAAATCAAAGAAGACGCGGAAGGTGCGGCCAATGCCGTAGTGGCTCTTGCCCCGCTCACGCATCACGTTCTTGATCGGAATCTCGCAGATGGACGCGCCATACCAGGCCGCCAACGCCGGAATAAACCGATGCATCTCGCCGTAAAGTGGAATGTTATGAATGATTTCCCGGCGATACGCCTTAAACGTCGTGCCGAAATCGTGAATATCCACTTCCGAAAGCTTGGCCATCAGCCAGTTGGCGCAACGCGACGGAAAGCGGCGCATGACAAAGTTGTCAATCCGCTCCTTGCGCCAGCCGCTGACCACATCGTAACCCTCTTCGAGCTTCTCGATAAAAGCAGGAATTTCATTCGGGTCGTGCTGCAGATCGCCGTCCATGGCGATGATGAAGTCGCCATTCGCGTTGTCGAAGCCCGCCGCCAGCGCCGAAGTCTGCCCGAAATTTCGCCGCAACTTGACCACCAGCACACGGCTGTCGACCGCGGCAATCTCTTCAAGCAGCTTGTAAGTGCGGTCGCTGGAACCGTCGTCGACCAATACCAGCTCAAAACTGTCGCCTACCTGTTCCATTACGGATTTGAGTCGGGCGTATAGCTGGGTTACATTCTCTTCTTCATTGTGGAAGGGGACCACGATGGAAAACTTCGGCATATTGACATTATAGATGCGCGTCCAATGCAAAAGGCGTCAGAGGAAGTTGATATAGCAACAACTTTTTCCAAATGACTACTGACAGGATGCTGTCAGTATGGGTGGAGCAATATCACTCTTAAGCGTGACTTTTCACGCGGGGAGATAGAGATGACAAAGGAAAAGCGCCTCAATAACGTGGTCTGGTTTGAACTGCCGGTTACCAACCTGGACCGCGCCACCCAATTCTACGAGACCGTCTTCGATACGAAATTGGCCACCGATCAGCGTTTTCCGGGGATTGCGATGTTTCCGAAACGCCACGAGACAGCCACCACCGGAGCCCTCGCCGTCACCCACGACCCCAAAATCGAAGGTCGCCCTTCGACCGACGGAGCCGTCGTTTATCTCAATTGCGATGGCGAACTGGATGCCGTGCTGAAGCGGGCCAAGGCAGCAGGCGGAGAACTGTTGCAGGAGGTCGCTCAACTGCCCGGCGAGATGGGTTGGATTGCCCAGTTTCGCGATCTGGACGGCAACCGCGTCGGCTTGCACGCTACGTTTTAGGCGGTTCCTGTGCCAGATTGCCCCGTTGGGATAGGATGCCATCATCATGCGTCGGGCCGACCGGCTATTTCGAATCGTCCAACTGCTGCGCGCGGGCCGGCTGCAAACCGCGCGCAGCCTTGCGCAAAAGCTCCAGGTCTCCGACCGCACGATTTACCGCGACGTGCAGGATCTTCAGCTCTCCGGCGTCCCCATTCTGGGCGAAGCCGGGGTCGGCTACACCCTGCGGCGCGACTTCGACCTTCCTCCGCTTATGTTTGATCGAAGAGAAATCACGGCCCTCGTACTCGGCAGCCGCATGGTGGCGTCCTGGGGAGACGCCGAGCTAGCCGCTGCTGCCAACGACGCGCTACGCAAGATCGAAGCTGTTCTCACCCCGGCGCTGCGCGACCGCATCGATGCCGTTCCACTGTACGTCCCGGGGTATCACCTTGAAAATCAAGGCTCTACGCGGCAGCTGCTGGAGCAGTTACGCATTGCCATCGATAGCCGCCAGGTGATCGAGGTTGCCTATTGCGACGAGAAATCTCAGATCACCGAGCGCAGGTTGCGTCCCCTGGCGCTGCTCTTCTGGGGGAATGTCTGGACATTGGTGGCCTGGTGCGAACTCCGGGTCGATTTTCGCAGCTTTCGCGTCGACCGCTTTCAGAGTCTTCGCATCTCCGAAGAGCAATTTAGTCCCCAACCGGGCCAGTCTTATGAGGATTATCTGGCGCAAGTCAAGATTCAATTCGGCACCTGACAAAAAGGCCAGCGCAGAGGGGAGATCTGCGCTGGCCTGCTGCGTTGCGTTATATAGGATTACCGCCAGTGGCCTTCAACCATGACGTAACCGCCGTTCTTGTGTACCCAGCGATGGGCAACCCAGTGCGCGCCAGGATGGGGTGGACGATCCCAGCGGCCTGCAACCCAGACGTAGCGTTGTCCGTCCCAGCGTTGATAACCATCGATCCAGACAAAACCCGGTCCCGGTGCGGGGCCGCGTCTTTCGACAACTGGCGCGGGCGGTCCAATGCGGACCACAACCTGCGCAAAAGAGGCGGCAGGTAGCAGAGAGACAGCAAGCAGCAAAGCTGGAAGAAATTTCTTCACTTGTGTTGACTCCTTCTCGGTGAATTCTTAGAGCCTCGCC is drawn from Acidicapsa acidisoli and contains these coding sequences:
- a CDS encoding glycosyltransferase family 2 protein — its product is MPKFSIVVPFHNEEENVTQLYARLKSVMEQVGDSFELVLVDDGSSDRTYKLLEEIAAVDSRVLVVKLRRNFGQTSALAAGFDNANGDFIIAMDGDLQHDPNEIPAFIEKLEEGYDVVSGWRKERIDNFVMRRFPSRCANWLMAKLSEVDIHDFGTTFKAYRREIIHNIPLYGEMHRFIPALAAWYGASICEIPIKNVMRERGKSHYGIGRTFRVFFDLLTIRFLLKHMSRPLHFFGGFGALGIVTGMLFSLFLLVAKLIHPHQNVMDEHGPLFVVAAVLIVAGIQMLAIGLLGELQVRHYHTSSHRAPYAIDRLVRLRAPEEPSLLSGN
- a CDS encoding VOC family protein, which codes for MTKEKRLNNVVWFELPVTNLDRATQFYETVFDTKLATDQRFPGIAMFPKRHETATTGALAVTHDPKIEGRPSTDGAVVYLNCDGELDAVLKRAKAAGGELLQEVAQLPGEMGWIAQFRDLDGNRVGLHATF
- a CDS encoding helix-turn-helix transcriptional regulator, whose protein sequence is MRRADRLFRIVQLLRAGRLQTARSLAQKLQVSDRTIYRDVQDLQLSGVPILGEAGVGYTLRRDFDLPPLMFDRREITALVLGSRMVASWGDAELAAAANDALRKIEAVLTPALRDRIDAVPLYVPGYHLENQGSTRQLLEQLRIAIDSRQVIEVAYCDEKSQITERRLRPLALLFWGNVWTLVAWCELRVDFRSFRVDRFQSLRISEEQFSPQPGQSYEDYLAQVKIQFGT
- a CDS encoding quinone oxidoreductase family protein, which codes for MKAIQIHQTGGPEVLTVAEIPIPTPGPGQVLIKIAATGVNFIEIYFREGRYKAPLPLIPGMEAGGTVEQLGDGVDGFAVGDAVASTGVIGSYAEYALVPATQLVRVPAGLDLKQAAAAILQGMTAHYLSHSTFPLKSGDTALIHAAAGGTGQLLVQMAHAIGARVIATVSTQAKAELARTAGADEVILYTEADFETETKRLTEGRGVDVVYDSVGKTTFEKSLNCLRPRGMMVLFGGSSGAVPPFDLIQLSTRGSLFVTRPTLKDYIATRKDLEWRAGDVFRWIEEGKLKVRASHTYPLAEAAQAQIDIASRNTTGKLLLIP
- a CDS encoding alpha-L-fucosidase; this translates as MLRKILAIAPILFVSVSIAASAQNAELAHYEPTIESLDKHPLPAWYDDAKLGIFIHWGLYSVPGWAPVQHADHDFASLDYIVNDPYAEWYYNVVRIPNSPTAQYDREHFGPNHNYYDFTSTFNQESKKWDPDKMAAIFRDAGAKYVVLTTKHHEGFTLWPSKVVNPNQGNLQAERDIVGELTQAVRKSGLKMGLYYSGGYDWTFNRGPIEKPADYENVKPESTAYGVYADAQIEELINLYHPAVLWNDIDWPKSGKPLQIMADYYNSTPDGVVDDRFGVPHSDFTSPEYAKLDQISKKKWEECRGLGMSFGYNRAEGDAQTIAPQELIELLVDIVSKNGNLLLDVGPEADGTIPPIQLDRLEKLGVWLKQNGEAIYGTHPWTRPNGTTNQKDAAGRTVDLRFTQKDGHLYATLFGKPASSTVVLHNLVAAPGSEITLLGNSGPLKWSQKADDLEVTLPTSLPGSYDWVLRLQTAK
- a CDS encoding YXWGXW repeat-containing protein codes for the protein MKKFLPALLLAVSLLPAASFAQVVVRIGPPAPVVERRGPAPGPGFVWIDGYQRWDGQRYVWVAGRWDRPPHPGAHWVAHRWVHKNGGYVMVEGHWR